The proteins below are encoded in one region of candidate division WOR-3 bacterium:
- a CDS encoding leucyl aminopeptidase yields MPAEGADVRIDLTARKNWTGRVLVGFMFEGDKTPLAIPGEEGEGFAAVAAGEKFTGQLKKTSLLRAEAGAAKLILAGLGKRKEFELDRVRSATAKALKRAEDIGAESVGLLVHDAKEVRGELADFVASAVEGAILSSYRFDKYRTPKPDEAKPVGELVLVFANTKNLSAAMRKAVTEATVRSEAVCFARDLANEPPSPKPPEKMAEIAASLAKKGRITVQVMHKAELEKQGMGGILRVGAGSHQPPCLVHLTYAPAGRSKQTIVVIGKGITFDSGGISIKPSAGMEAMKDDMAGAGSVFGVFKWLGSVDVPVTVHGLAPFAENMPGGGAQKPGDVIRHFNDKTAEVISTDAEGRHLLADCLAYGSTLKPDLMIDIATLTGACVVALGDEYSALLGTDQRTIDRLVAIGKQQGEFFWQLPLPSRYMSHLRSKVADLKHTGKPGVAGTITAGLFLKEFVGEGVPWVHIDIAGPSFTREDWDYAPAGATGVPVRTIVALLKGL; encoded by the coding sequence ATGCCTGCAGAAGGAGCTGACGTGAGAATCGACTTGACTGCGAGGAAGAACTGGACCGGCCGAGTGCTGGTCGGGTTCATGTTCGAAGGCGATAAGACACCGCTGGCGATTCCGGGAGAAGAGGGAGAGGGTTTCGCCGCAGTGGCGGCCGGGGAGAAGTTCACCGGCCAGTTGAAGAAGACTAGCCTGCTGCGTGCCGAGGCCGGCGCCGCGAAGCTGATTCTCGCCGGCTTGGGGAAACGGAAGGAGTTCGAGCTTGACCGGGTTCGTTCGGCTACCGCCAAGGCGCTGAAGCGGGCCGAGGATATCGGCGCCGAGTCGGTGGGCCTGCTCGTTCACGATGCCAAGGAAGTCAGGGGCGAGTTGGCTGACTTTGTTGCGTCCGCAGTCGAAGGCGCCATCCTGTCAAGCTACCGTTTCGACAAGTATCGGACGCCGAAGCCGGATGAGGCCAAGCCGGTCGGCGAACTAGTGCTCGTGTTCGCGAACACCAAGAACCTGTCGGCCGCGATGCGCAAGGCCGTCACCGAGGCGACGGTGCGCTCCGAGGCGGTCTGCTTTGCTCGGGACCTTGCGAACGAGCCGCCCAGCCCGAAGCCGCCGGAGAAGATGGCCGAGATCGCCGCGAGTTTGGCAAAGAAGGGCCGCATCACGGTGCAGGTGATGCACAAGGCCGAGCTGGAGAAACAGGGAATGGGCGGCATCCTGCGCGTAGGCGCCGGTTCCCACCAGCCGCCGTGCCTGGTCCATCTCACCTACGCGCCAGCGGGTAGGTCGAAGCAGACCATCGTGGTCATAGGCAAGGGCATCACGTTTGACTCCGGCGGCATCTCCATCAAACCCTCGGCGGGCATGGAAGCCATGAAGGACGACATGGCCGGGGCCGGGTCAGTGTTCGGGGTTTTCAAGTGGCTCGGTTCGGTCGATGTGCCGGTCACAGTCCACGGGCTGGCCCCGTTCGCAGAGAACATGCCCGGCGGCGGAGCACAGAAGCCCGGCGACGTCATTAGGCACTTCAACGACAAGACCGCTGAGGTGATAAGCACCGATGCGGAGGGGAGGCACCTGCTGGCGGACTGCCTTGCCTACGGCTCGACCCTGAAGCCGGACTTGATGATTGACATCGCTACACTTACCGGAGCTTGCGTGGTTGCGCTGGGAGATGAGTACTCGGCGCTGCTTGGTACCGACCAGCGGACGATTGACCGGTTGGTCGCTATCGGTAAGCAGCAGGGCGAGTTTTTCTGGCAGCTGCCGTTGCCTTCCAGATACATGTCGCACTTGAGGAGCAAGGTCGCGGACTTGAAACACACGGGTAAGCCCGGGGTTGCCGGTACGATCACGGCCGGCCTATTTCTCAAGGAGTTCGTTGGCGAGGGTGTGCCGTGGGTCCACATCGACATTGCCGGGCCGTCGTTCACCAGGGAAGACTGGGACTACGCGCCGGCCGGGGCCACCGGCGTGCCGGTTCGGACTATCGTGGCGTTGCTCAAGGGGCTTTAG
- a CDS encoding metal ABC transporter ATP-binding protein produces the protein MIGPNGSGKTTLLRAVLGLVRPTSGSVTILGAAGRGLAGVRTMIGYVPQRRTLDPQFPISVRDAVVMGLYPTLGTFGRLTADDSGRVEKTLAAVGLIDSADHVAGHLSGGQQQRLLIARALVQEPRIMLLDEPTSAVDVATRSAIVDLVLRLHTERGLTTLYVTHDVDEVMPCVDKVLYINRTVRAFGSREQVLNRETLESLYGSRVVFAEDGGRRYVIVGDSHV, from the coding sequence ATAATCGGTCCGAACGGCTCGGGCAAGACCACGCTGCTGCGTGCGGTGCTTGGTCTGGTCAGGCCGACGTCAGGCAGCGTGACCATACTGGGCGCTGCAGGACGCGGGCTTGCGGGCGTCCGGACGATGATTGGCTACGTGCCGCAGCGTCGCACTCTCGACCCGCAATTCCCGATCTCCGTGCGCGACGCGGTGGTGATGGGGCTGTATCCGACGCTGGGTACCTTCGGGCGGCTGACGGCTGACGACAGCGGGCGGGTCGAAAAGACACTGGCGGCGGTCGGCTTGATTGATTCCGCGGACCACGTTGCGGGCCACCTGTCCGGCGGGCAGCAACAACGGCTGCTCATCGCCCGCGCATTGGTGCAGGAGCCGCGAATCATGCTCCTGGACGAGCCGACATCGGCGGTTGATGTAGCCACGCGGTCGGCGATTGTCGACCTGGTGCTTCGGCTCCATACCGAGCGCGGGCTGACTACGCTCTACGTAACCCATGATGTCGATGAAGTCATGCCCTGCGTTGACAAGGTGCTGTACATCAACCGCACGGTTCGGGCTTTCGGGAGCCGCGAGCAGGTTCTGAACCGCGAGACTCTGGAGTCGCTGTACGGCAGCCGCGTTGTCTTCGCCGAGGACGGCGGGCGTCGCTACGTCATCGTCGGGGACAGCCATGTTTGA
- a CDS encoding UDP-2,3-diacylglucosamine diphosphatase — protein MSASTPVSPWGGPWPRLSAHYFASDAHIGGGNPDAEQRLFWFLESIRGKADSLYILGDLFEFWFEYGRSIPKPGFRALAELSELNRTGTRIGYLKGNHDFWFKDFWQRELGAEAADELDVVLDGKRVFLTHGDTLDRSFVPRLFRVLMRSRLNGWLYSQLHPDIGIGLALAVARANRVKNSKPSLVEDMARFAEGRLSSGFDIVVMGHSHVPEVRRLAGGVYLNVGDWMTHFTYGVIRDGVASLQRFEES, from the coding sequence TTGTCCGCGTCGACACCAGTGAGCCCTTGGGGCGGTCCTTGGCCAAGATTGAGCGCGCACTACTTCGCATCTGACGCCCACATAGGCGGCGGCAATCCCGACGCCGAACAGCGGCTGTTTTGGTTCCTCGAGTCGATCCGCGGCAAAGCAGACTCACTTTACATCCTTGGCGACCTCTTCGAGTTCTGGTTTGAGTATGGCCGGTCGATTCCCAAACCGGGTTTTCGAGCGCTGGCTGAGCTGTCCGAGCTGAACCGAACCGGCACCCGTATCGGCTACCTGAAGGGCAATCATGACTTCTGGTTCAAGGATTTCTGGCAGCGCGAGCTCGGGGCCGAGGCGGCGGACGAGCTCGACGTCGTGCTGGACGGCAAGCGGGTCTTCCTAACCCACGGCGACACCCTGGACCGGTCGTTCGTGCCGCGTCTCTTCCGGGTGCTGATGCGCAGCCGGCTCAACGGATGGCTCTACTCGCAGCTTCATCCGGACATCGGCATCGGACTCGCTCTGGCCGTTGCCAGGGCGAACCGGGTCAAGAACTCCAAGCCGAGTCTCGTCGAAGACATGGCCAGATTCGCCGAGGGCAGGCTTTCCTCCGGCTTCGACATCGTCGTCATGGGGCATTCACACGTGCCCGAAGTCAGGCGGCTTGCGGGCGGAGTCTATTTGAACGTGGGTGACTGGATGACTCACTTCACCTACGGCGTCATCCGCGACGGAGTCGCGTCACTGCAGAGATTCGAGGAAAGCTAG
- a CDS encoding 4Fe-4S dicluster domain-containing protein, whose translation MSVGPKGNQHTIIRQFCKGCRICVEFCPTGTLDLDDRFKIAVAHPEKCIACRMCELRCPDMAIFVRKWAAKEGPMSEGRSQKAEGRSAEALNDAEGAESGAKP comes from the coding sequence CTGTCGGTCGGCCCCAAGGGAAATCAGCACACAATCATCCGCCAGTTCTGCAAGGGCTGCCGGATTTGCGTCGAATTCTGTCCGACCGGCACGCTCGACCTCGACGATCGGTTCAAGATTGCAGTTGCGCACCCGGAGAAGTGCATCGCCTGCCGGATGTGCGAATTGCGGTGCCCGGATATGGCGATTTTCGTCAGGAAGTGGGCAGCAAAGGAAGGGCCGATGTCAGAAGGCAGAAGTCAGAAGGCAGAAGGAAGAAGTGCGGAGGCGCTGAACGACGCGGAAGGGGCCGAGAGCGGGGCGAAGCCGTGA
- a CDS encoding 2-oxoacid:acceptor oxidoreductase subunit alpha, giving the protein MTELLSGNEACAVGAVRAGVRFFAGYPITPSTEIAEYLAREMPRIGGTFIQMEDEIASICCMNGATAAGIKAMTATSGPGFSLMQEGIGYSIMAELPCIIVDVMRGGPATGTPTRTAQSDVMQARHGTHGDHPIVALCPWNVRECFDLTVQAVNLSERLRIPVILLMDEIVGHMREAVQLPEKIQLWESQRAKVAAPDYYHYDDSNNYDARIASFGEGYRVHLTGLTHRKDGFPTDDPEIIKWNMDRLRKKIDDNRSWLWDISYEDLGSETVIVCYGSAARSAMEAKRQFEQKTGRRVGILRLRMIWPFPMERMIALMKSARRVIVPEMNQGQLRRTIERSVSRNVPVVSVQRYDGEMLTPEEIIEAL; this is encoded by the coding sequence GTGACCGAACTGCTGTCGGGCAATGAGGCGTGCGCGGTTGGTGCGGTGCGCGCGGGCGTGCGGTTCTTCGCCGGCTATCCGATAACGCCCTCGACCGAGATCGCGGAGTACCTGGCGCGCGAGATGCCGCGCATCGGCGGGACGTTCATCCAGATGGAGGACGAGATCGCGTCCATCTGCTGCATGAACGGCGCGACTGCGGCCGGGATCAAGGCCATGACCGCCACGTCCGGCCCCGGCTTCTCGCTGATGCAGGAGGGGATCGGCTATTCGATCATGGCCGAGCTGCCGTGCATCATCGTTGACGTGATGCGGGGCGGGCCCGCCACCGGAACGCCGACCCGTACCGCGCAGTCCGACGTGATGCAGGCGCGGCACGGCACGCACGGCGACCACCCGATCGTGGCGCTCTGTCCGTGGAACGTGCGCGAGTGTTTCGACCTGACCGTGCAGGCGGTAAACCTGTCCGAGCGGCTCAGAATCCCGGTGATCCTGCTGATGGACGAGATCGTCGGGCACATGCGCGAGGCCGTGCAACTGCCGGAGAAGATCCAGCTCTGGGAGTCGCAGCGCGCCAAGGTGGCGGCACCGGACTATTATCATTACGACGATTCGAACAACTACGACGCCCGGATCGCCAGTTTCGGCGAAGGCTACCGCGTGCACCTGACCGGGCTGACCCACCGCAAGGACGGGTTCCCGACCGACGACCCGGAGATCATCAAGTGGAACATGGACCGGCTGCGGAAGAAGATCGACGACAACCGGTCGTGGCTCTGGGATATTTCCTACGAGGACCTGGGTTCGGAGACGGTCATTGTCTGTTACGGGAGCGCCGCCCGATCGGCGATGGAGGCGAAGCGGCAGTTCGAGCAGAAGACTGGGCGCCGGGTCGGCATCCTCAGGCTGCGGATGATCTGGCCTTTCCCGATGGAGCGGATGATCGCGCTGATGAAGAGCGCCCGCCGGGTCATCGTCCCGGAAATGAATCAGGGGCAGCTGCGCCGGACCATCGAGCGGAGTGTGAGCCGGAACGTGCCGGTAGTTTCGGTCCAGCGCTATGACGGCGAGATGCTGACGCCGGAAGAGATCATTGAGGCGCTCTAG
- a CDS encoding 2-oxoacid:ferredoxin oxidoreductase subunit beta, which translates to MDRFLEYFRVDERFPHILCPGCGIGTAMNTVVRSFIETGVSQDELCVVSGIGCSSRISGYLDCDTFHTLHGRALPAATGVKLAKPHLKVVVFGGDGDMLAIGGNHFIHAARRNIDVTVFVLNNFTYGMTGGQYSPTTPTCARASTAPFGNVERDFDTCFMARATGAMFVARSTTFHVAHLKKMAKLALSKRGFSVVEIISQCPTFFGRHQSMGDAVKMLEWIKDRSIDVSKVTDPWVVQDKFVIGVLHDREEVPPYSELYANMRRLRQQSAGCKDLGLPGKGAGIS; encoded by the coding sequence GTGGACCGGTTCCTGGAGTATTTCCGTGTAGACGAGCGGTTCCCGCACATCCTCTGTCCGGGCTGCGGGATCGGGACGGCCATGAACACCGTGGTGCGGTCGTTCATCGAGACCGGCGTTAGCCAGGATGAGTTGTGCGTGGTCTCAGGCATCGGGTGCTCGTCGCGGATTTCCGGATACCTGGATTGCGACACATTCCACACCTTGCACGGCCGCGCCCTGCCGGCGGCAACCGGCGTGAAGCTGGCCAAACCACACTTGAAGGTCGTGGTGTTCGGCGGGGATGGTGACATGCTGGCGATCGGCGGCAATCACTTCATCCACGCCGCGCGTAGGAACATCGACGTGACGGTATTCGTGCTCAACAACTTCACCTACGGAATGACCGGCGGTCAGTATTCTCCGACCACTCCAACCTGCGCGCGGGCCTCCACCGCCCCGTTCGGCAACGTGGAGCGGGACTTCGATACGTGTTTCATGGCGCGCGCGACCGGGGCGATGTTCGTTGCCCGCAGCACCACCTTCCATGTCGCCCATCTGAAGAAGATGGCGAAGCTGGCGTTGAGCAAGCGCGGCTTCAGCGTCGTCGAGATCATCTCCCAGTGTCCGACGTTCTTCGGCCGCCATCAGAGCATGGGCGACGCGGTGAAGATGCTCGAGTGGATCAAGGACCGGTCGATAGACGTCAGCAAGGTGACGGACCCGTGGGTGGTGCAAGACAAGTTCGTGATCGGCGTCCTGCACGATCGCGAAGAGGTGCCGCCCTATTCCGAGCTGTATGCCAACATGCGGCGGCTGCGTCAGCAGAGCGCTGGGTGCAAGGACCTCGGCCTGCCCGGCAAGGGCGCCGGGATATCGTAG
- a CDS encoding 2-oxoacid:ferredoxin oxidoreductase subunit gamma — protein MKTEIRLAGTGGQGVILASVILAEAAGVHEGKHVVQTQSYGPEARGGASRADVIIADEPILYPKSRRLDVLVSLSQQAADKYFDDLKVHGIAIIDGFYVRECPREGAICLPMTETARNELGRELFTNILTLGALARITGVVELESLEKSVANRVPAKALDLNKRALALGWELGARRTKSEAGIQNA, from the coding sequence ATGAAGACCGAGATCCGGCTGGCCGGTACGGGCGGGCAGGGCGTGATTCTGGCCAGCGTCATTCTTGCGGAGGCGGCAGGCGTCCACGAGGGGAAGCACGTGGTGCAGACGCAGAGCTACGGCCCGGAGGCGCGAGGCGGTGCTTCGCGGGCCGACGTCATCATTGCGGACGAGCCAATTCTGTATCCGAAGTCGCGCCGGCTCGACGTCCTGGTTAGTCTCTCTCAGCAAGCCGCGGACAAGTACTTCGATGATCTGAAAGTCCATGGAATCGCGATCATAGACGGCTTCTATGTGCGGGAGTGCCCGCGCGAAGGGGCGATCTGCCTGCCCATGACCGAGACCGCGCGCAATGAGCTCGGGCGCGAGCTGTTCACGAACATCCTGACGCTGGGCGCGCTCGCCCGCATCACCGGAGTGGTGGAGCTTGAGTCTCTGGAGAAATCTGTCGCCAACCGCGTGCCGGCCAAGGCACTTGACCTGAACAAAAGGGCGTTGGCACTGGGGTGGGAGCTTGGCGCGAGAAGAACGAAGTCAGAAGCTGGGATCCAGAATGCATAG